In a single window of the Methylococcus sp. Mc7 genome:
- a CDS encoding penicillin-binding protein 2, with the protein MMYITNPRRESDFGARWSLLLIGMMAAMLVLVGRAVNLQVVDRQFLKHQGDLRHMGVVPLPAHRGRILDRNGDLLATSCPVKSIWVNPKEFEASEAQYQALAGLIGDAPENLKRRLGDAGTNRAFVYLKRRVSPELADQVTALGLPGVYAEEEYRRYYPTGEVAAHVLGFTDIDDKGQEGMELAFDGHLKGIEGARRIIRDGKRQVIEDVDSVRQPVAGKDLSISIDQRLQYLAYRELKKTVQQHRAKAGALVMLDAKTGEVLAMVNQPTFNPNGRNGTVPGSTRNRAVTDLFEPGSTMKPFAVACALEMGAFRANAVINTSPGVMRVGSNVVKDVHNYGVLDVAGVLRKSSNVGVTKMALALPPDKFWSFYRDLGFGQVLGTGFPGEAQGRMPDRKGLRPFAQATLSFGYGVSASPLHLARAYLALASDGAMPPVSLLKLDRPPEPVPVMSKKTATAVRNMLEGVVSADGTAIKASIPGFRVAGKTGTVKKSAGRGGYQSSRYIAVFAGMAPASDPRLVTVVMIDEPSAGEYYGGAVAAPAFAAVMEPGLRLLNVLPDQDMGQSILSAQKEEVF; encoded by the coding sequence ATGATGTACATAACGAATCCGCGAAGAGAAAGCGATTTCGGAGCGCGCTGGTCGCTGCTGCTGATCGGTATGATGGCGGCCATGCTCGTCCTGGTCGGGCGGGCCGTCAATCTGCAAGTGGTGGACCGGCAGTTTCTCAAGCACCAGGGCGATTTGCGGCACATGGGCGTAGTGCCTTTGCCGGCGCATCGCGGCCGTATCCTGGACCGGAACGGCGATTTGCTCGCGACCAGTTGCCCGGTGAAATCGATCTGGGTCAATCCAAAGGAGTTCGAGGCGAGCGAAGCGCAATACCAGGCCTTGGCCGGCCTGATCGGTGATGCACCGGAGAACCTGAAGCGCCGTCTCGGCGATGCCGGCACCAATCGAGCCTTCGTGTACCTCAAGCGTCGTGTCAGTCCGGAGCTTGCCGATCAGGTGACGGCGCTCGGTTTGCCCGGTGTCTATGCCGAAGAGGAGTATCGGCGCTACTACCCGACCGGCGAGGTTGCCGCCCATGTCCTCGGTTTCACCGACATCGACGACAAGGGTCAGGAAGGGATGGAGTTGGCCTTCGACGGGCACTTGAAGGGCATCGAGGGTGCCAGGCGCATCATCCGCGATGGAAAGCGTCAGGTCATCGAGGATGTCGACAGCGTCCGCCAGCCGGTCGCGGGCAAGGATCTGAGCATCAGCATCGACCAGCGGCTGCAGTACCTGGCCTACCGGGAACTGAAGAAGACGGTGCAGCAGCATCGGGCCAAGGCGGGTGCACTGGTCATGCTCGACGCCAAGACCGGCGAAGTGCTGGCGATGGTCAATCAGCCGACTTTCAATCCCAACGGCCGCAATGGCACCGTGCCCGGGTCCACCCGCAACCGCGCGGTCACCGATCTGTTCGAGCCGGGTTCGACGATGAAACCCTTCGCGGTCGCCTGCGCCCTGGAAATGGGGGCGTTCCGCGCCAATGCGGTGATCAATACTTCGCCGGGCGTCATGCGCGTCGGCTCCAACGTAGTCAAGGACGTGCACAACTACGGCGTGCTCGACGTCGCCGGGGTGCTGCGCAAGTCGAGCAACGTGGGCGTCACCAAGATGGCCCTGGCATTGCCGCCGGACAAGTTCTGGAGCTTCTACCGCGACCTCGGCTTCGGCCAGGTACTGGGTACCGGTTTTCCCGGCGAGGCCCAAGGGCGCATGCCGGACCGCAAGGGGCTGCGGCCGTTCGCGCAGGCTACGCTGTCCTTCGGCTATGGCGTGTCGGCCTCGCCGTTGCATCTGGCGCGGGCTTATCTGGCCTTGGCCAGCGATGGTGCGATGCCGCCGGTCAGCCTGCTGAAGCTGGACCGCCCGCCGGAACCGGTCCCGGTGATGTCGAAAAAGACCGCCACGGCGGTGCGCAACATGCTGGAAGGCGTGGTTTCGGCCGATGGCACGGCGATCAAGGCCAGCATTCCCGGCTTCCGGGTCGCCGGAAAAACCGGGACGGTCAAGAAAAGCGCCGGACGCGGCGGTTATCAGTCCTCGCGCTACATCGCCGTGTTTGCAGGCATGGCGCCGGCGAGCGACCCGCGGCTGGTCACCGTCGTGATGATCGATGAGCCTTCGGCCGGGGAGTATTACGGCGGCGCGGTGGCGGCGCCGGCATTTGCCGCCGTCATGGAGCCGGGATTGAGGTTGCTCAACGTCCTGCCGGACCAGGACATGGGCCAGTCGATTCTTTCGGCCCAGAAGGAAGAAGTCTTTTGA
- the ftsL gene encoding cell division protein FtsL — protein MTRILLLSLVAVCSALGVVYAKYRTRMLFAEVQRLELALNQYDVELGQLQLEQNTWAEHGRVERLARSRLGMTLPARESIIYIKP, from the coding sequence ATGACGCGGATACTCCTGCTGTCGCTCGTGGCCGTTTGTTCGGCGCTCGGCGTCGTTTACGCGAAGTACCGCACGCGCATGCTGTTCGCCGAGGTTCAGCGTCTGGAACTGGCCCTGAATCAATACGACGTGGAGCTGGGCCAGCTTCAGCTGGAGCAGAACACCTGGGCCGAGCATGGCCGTGTCGAACGTCTGGCTCGCAGCAGGCTGGGGATGACCCTGCCGGCGCGCGAGTCGATCATTTACATCAAACCCTGA
- the rsmH gene encoding 16S rRNA (cytosine(1402)-N(4))-methyltransferase RsmH: MAAAEGGHLPVMLSEVLEALAIRPEGIYVDCTFGRGGHSRAILERLGAEGRLLAIDRDLEAVAAAGASGLPGDARFAIEHGRFSEIGRIVGERGWTGRVDGILMDLGVSSPQLDDARRGFSFLRAGPLDMRMDPSQKTSAAEWLAEVSERELTRVLREYGEERFAGRIARAVAEERQRRPIATTTDLVRLIEAAIPFADKFKHPATRTFQAIRIAVNDELGELQQGLNEAVEALAAGGRLVVISFHSLEDRIVKRFMRDEARGKEMSGGIFASRSTPRLAVRGKPLKANEDEVRGNPRARSAMLRVAEKRAP, translated from the coding sequence ATGGCGGCGGCGGAAGGCGGGCACCTCCCCGTCATGCTGTCCGAGGTGCTGGAGGCGCTGGCAATTCGGCCGGAGGGTATTTACGTCGATTGCACCTTCGGGCGCGGCGGGCACAGCCGGGCGATCTTGGAGCGCCTGGGCGCGGAGGGTCGCCTTCTGGCGATCGACCGGGACTTGGAGGCAGTGGCGGCGGCCGGCGCTTCCGGATTGCCCGGCGATGCCCGGTTTGCCATCGAGCACGGCCGTTTTTCGGAGATCGGCCGGATCGTCGGCGAAAGAGGATGGACGGGCCGGGTCGACGGCATCCTGATGGATCTGGGCGTGTCATCGCCGCAGCTCGACGATGCCCGGCGCGGATTCAGTTTTCTGCGGGCCGGACCGCTCGACATGCGGATGGACCCGAGCCAGAAGACCAGCGCCGCGGAGTGGCTCGCCGAGGTTTCCGAACGGGAGCTGACCCGGGTGTTGCGGGAGTATGGCGAGGAGCGTTTTGCCGGACGCATCGCCCGCGCCGTGGCCGAAGAGCGGCAGCGGCGTCCGATCGCCACGACGACCGACCTGGTTCGGCTGATAGAGGCCGCGATCCCGTTTGCGGATAAGTTCAAGCATCCGGCGACGCGCACCTTTCAGGCGATCCGGATCGCCGTCAATGACGAGTTGGGCGAGTTGCAACAGGGATTGAACGAGGCGGTGGAGGCGCTTGCCGCCGGAGGACGCTTGGTGGTGATCTCATTTCATTCGCTCGAAGACCGGATCGTCAAGCGGTTCATGCGGGACGAGGCCCGCGGCAAGGAAATGTCGGGCGGGATTTTCGCATCCCGTTCGACACCGCGCCTTGCCGTTCGGGGAAAACCGCTGAAGGCGAATGAGGACGAAGTCCGGGGCAATCCCCGGGCGCGGAGCGCCATGTTGCGCGTCGCCGAAAAGCGGGCGCCATGA